Proteins encoded in a region of the Methylosinus trichosporium OB3b genome:
- the cysN gene encoding sulfate adenylyltransferase subunit CysN: MHGGLASPSPPRSTGGPSPADKPLLRFITCGSVDDGKSTLIGRLLYDADLAPDDLIAALERDSKKHGTQGDDLDFALLVDGLAAEREQGITIDVAYRYFATQKRKFIVADTPGHEQYTRNMATGASTAELAVLLVDARKGLLDQTRRHSMIVSMLGVRHVVVAVNKMDLVAYSQEIFDAIERDFRAFAAPLRFLSITLIPLVAKDGDNLVRASDKMGWYQGPPLLGYLESVALDDNARVLPFRFPVQWVNRPSHDFRGFSGFIAGGNVMPGDIVRILPTGRDTRIARIVTADGDLAHAVAGQSVTLTLTEEIDVSRGDMLVSPVSPAKIGDRLSAKLLWLVREPLALDKSYLLKLGAKTTPAAVKTVSSHIRIESGLAEPAATGATLAFNEIGEAELALDTAVVCDPYEENRETGGFILIDRVTNETVAVGMVRHSAWAERGARNGVEASYASMEGVPTPPRLAGPTPLRSLVKALSWRVPGSLITFGAAFAFTEDLRVSAAITGTEIVCKIGLYYLHERVWTRFRLGMKPTDDAGL; the protein is encoded by the coding sequence ATGCATGGCGGCCTCGCTTCGCCTTCGCCGCCGCGCTCGACCGGCGGGCCTTCGCCTGCGGACAAGCCGCTGCTGCGCTTCATCACCTGCGGATCGGTCGACGATGGAAAATCGACGCTGATCGGTCGGCTGCTCTATGACGCCGATCTCGCGCCCGACGATCTCATCGCGGCGCTCGAGCGCGATTCGAAGAAGCATGGAACGCAGGGCGACGATCTCGATTTCGCTCTGCTGGTCGACGGCCTCGCCGCCGAGCGCGAGCAGGGCATCACCATCGATGTCGCCTATCGCTATTTCGCAACGCAAAAGCGCAAGTTCATCGTCGCCGACACGCCCGGCCATGAGCAATATACGCGCAATATGGCGACCGGCGCCTCGACCGCGGAGCTCGCCGTGCTGCTGGTCGACGCGCGCAAGGGCCTACTCGATCAGACGCGCCGACACAGCATGATCGTCTCGATGCTCGGCGTGCGCCATGTCGTCGTCGCCGTCAACAAGATGGATCTCGTCGCCTATTCGCAGGAGATCTTCGACGCGATCGAGCGCGACTTCCGCGCCTTCGCCGCACCCTTGCGCTTTCTGTCGATCACGCTCATTCCGCTCGTCGCCAAGGACGGCGACAATCTCGTGCGCGCCAGCGACAAGATGGGCTGGTATCAGGGGCCGCCGCTGCTCGGCTATCTCGAGAGCGTCGCGCTCGACGACAATGCGCGCGTGCTGCCGTTTCGCTTCCCCGTGCAATGGGTGAATCGGCCGAGCCACGACTTCCGCGGCTTCTCCGGTTTCATCGCCGGCGGCAATGTGATGCCGGGCGACATCGTCCGCATTCTGCCGACCGGACGCGACACGCGCATCGCGCGCATCGTCACCGCGGATGGCGATCTCGCTCATGCGGTCGCCGGCCAGTCGGTGACGCTGACGCTGACCGAGGAGATCGACGTCTCGCGCGGCGACATGCTGGTGTCGCCGGTCTCGCCGGCCAAGATCGGCGATCGTCTCTCGGCCAAGCTGTTATGGCTAGTGCGCGAGCCGCTCGCGCTCGACAAGAGCTATCTGTTGAAGCTCGGCGCGAAGACGACGCCAGCCGCGGTGAAGACCGTGTCCTCGCACATCCGTATCGAGAGCGGGCTCGCCGAGCCGGCCGCCACGGGCGCGACGCTCGCCTTCAATGAGATCGGCGAGGCGGAGCTCGCGCTCGACACCGCCGTCGTCTGCGATCCTTACGAGGAGAATCGCGAGACCGGCGGCTTCATCCTCATCGATCGCGTGACCAATGAGACGGTCGCCGTCGGCATGGTGCGCCATTCGGCCTGGGCCGAACGCGGCGCGCGCAATGGCGTCGAGGCGAGCTATGCCTCGATGGAGGGCGTGCCGACGCCGCCGCGCCTGGCGGGCCCGACGCCGCTGCGCAGCCTCGTCAAGGCGCTGTCCTGGCGCGTGCCGGGCAGCCTCATCACTTTCGGCGCGGCTTTCGCCTTCACCGAGGATTTGCGCGTCTCGGCGGCGATCACCGGAACCGAGATC